Proteins encoded in a region of the Podarcis muralis chromosome 2, rPodMur119.hap1.1, whole genome shotgun sequence genome:
- the NEUROG1 gene encoding neurogenin-1, with protein MSSALETSYSDLESSSDVPFCLTDDEGSLSGLQAPSLAAPKRLASPEKGEEEKDRKRRRGRTKVKNEAVLHTIKKTRRVKANDRERNRMHNLNAALDELRSVLPTFPDDTKLTKIETLRFAHNYIWALSETLRLADQRLQKPSKEMVLPSFLSSADPPSPGSDAGSWISTASPATSSLSACTSSPGSPTTSEDCCYGHTENLFSFRCLHKDLLQSASCFVQYH; from the coding sequence atGTCCTCGGCCCTGGAGACCAGTTACTCTGACCTGGAGAGCAGCAGCGACGTGCCCTTTTGCCTCACGGACGACGAAGGCAGCCTCAGCGGCCTACAGGCCCCTTCCCTGGCCGCCCCCAAGCGTCTCGCTTCCCCAGAGAAGGGCGAGGAAGAGAAGGACCGGAAGAGGCGTCGGGGGCGCACCAAGGTCAAGAATGAAGCTGTCCTGCACACCATCAAGAAGACCAGGCGGGTCAAGGCAAATGACCGGGAGAGGAACCGCATGCACAACCTCAACGCGGCCCTGGACGAGCTCAGGAGCGTCCTCCCCACCTTCCCTGACGACACCAAGCTGACCAAGATAGAGACCTTGCGCTTTGCCCACAACTACATCTGGGCCCTCTCTGAGACACTGAGGCTGGCTGATCAGCGCCTCCAGAAACCTTCCAAAGAGATGGTGCTGCCCAGCTTCTTGAGCTCCGCAGACCCGCCCAGCCCTGGCAGTGATGCAGGCTCCTGGATATCCACCGCCTCTCCAGCCACCTCTTCCCTCTCCGCCTGCACCTCGAGCCCTGGCAGCCCAACAACATCGGAAGACTGTTGTTACGGGCATACGGAGAACCTCTTCTCCTTCCGCTGCCTCCACAAAGACTTGTTGCAGAGTGCTTCCTGCTTTGTGCAGTACCATTAG